The Topomyia yanbarensis strain Yona2022 chromosome 3, ASM3024719v1, whole genome shotgun sequence nucleotide sequence TATCCCACTGATGCTGCCACTTGATTAAGGTGTCAGCTCGGACTCGTTTACGGGCTCCTCTCGTGACTCGATCCCTATAACACTCGCTATCTTCTTCGAGTAGGAGGTTTGTGGGAATCGTTTCACCTATCACGTAGGCTGCCTCTGACGAGATAGTTCGATACGCGCTAGACACCCGCATGGCCATCAGCCTAAACGTGCTGTTCAGCCGAGATGTGTTCCTCTTCGTCTGCAGTGCCGTCACCCAAGCAGGTCCTGCATATCTGAGCACCGATGTGAAAACACTCGCCAGTAGTCGCTTTTTACTGCTGCTGATCGCCGAATTGTTGGGCATGACCCGAGATAGTGCCGAAATCACTTTTACGGCCCTCCCGCATGCATGGTCTATGTGGCTATTAAAGCTTAGCCGGTCGTCTATCATCACTTCCAGTTGTTTAGCTTCCCGCTTTGAGTCGAATCTCCGACCGAAATTCTTGCCTGCTGCACTGCCTTTCGGTTGCGTATCAGaaccatttcagttttgtggtgagctaacGTCAGCTTCTTCTCGCGCATCCAGTCTTCCACAACGTCTATCGCCTCCGTTGCGAGTACTTCCACTTCCTCAAGTGATTCGCCGGTCACTAGGAGCACcacgt carries:
- the LOC131688267 gene encoding uncharacterized protein LOC131688267: MPNNSAISSSKKRLLASVFTSVLRYAGPAWVTALQTKRNTSRLNSTFRLMAMRVSSAYRTISSEAAYVIGETIPTNLLLEEDSECYRDRVTRGARKRVRADTLIKWQHQWDNAVNGGWTHRLIPRLSVWVIRAHGEVNFHMTQFLSGHGCFKKYLNRFAVLHRVR